From Actinomycetota bacterium, a single genomic window includes:
- a CDS encoding 2-hydroxyacid dehydrogenase — MKATGTAIVVVTFGASGEIKDAIVDVLGTAASVVFLADLAPGERREALETADAVLAWNLDAELEPEELEQLAGVGLIQFVSAGVDHIPFDRLPAEVPVASNAGAYAGPMAEHVLAMALALAKRLPQLHAKLARGEFDQRTLTKSVRGSVVGTLGFGGIGHACAALFEACGARIHAINRSGRTDRPVEFAGTLDDLDRVPAAADVLVISVPLTRSTRGLIGRRELELMKPDAILVNVARGAIVDEAALYEHLRGHPQFSAGIDAWWDEPHHGEPFRTAFPFFDLPNVLGSPHNSALTPGSLVEANRYAAENVLRHLRGEPIRGLVRRDDYAV; from the coding sequence ATGAAGGCCACCGGCACCGCGATCGTCGTCGTGACCTTCGGCGCGTCCGGTGAGATCAAGGACGCGATCGTCGACGTCCTGGGGACGGCGGCCTCGGTGGTGTTCCTCGCCGACCTGGCTCCCGGCGAGCGGCGTGAGGCACTCGAGACGGCCGACGCCGTCCTCGCGTGGAACCTGGACGCGGAGCTCGAGCCGGAGGAGCTCGAGCAGCTGGCCGGCGTGGGGCTGATCCAGTTCGTCTCCGCCGGGGTGGATCACATCCCGTTCGACCGGCTGCCCGCCGAGGTGCCGGTGGCCTCGAACGCCGGGGCCTACGCCGGACCCATGGCCGAGCACGTCCTGGCCATGGCCCTCGCCCTGGCCAAGCGGCTGCCGCAGCTGCACGCGAAGCTGGCCAGGGGCGAGTTCGACCAGCGGACCCTGACCAAGTCCGTCCGCGGTTCTGTGGTGGGGACCCTCGGGTTCGGCGGGATCGGGCACGCCTGTGCGGCGCTCTTCGAGGCGTGCGGCGCGCGGATCCACGCGATCAACCGCTCGGGTCGGACCGACCGCCCGGTCGAGTTCGCCGGAACACTCGACGACCTGGATCGCGTCCCGGCCGCCGCCGACGTGCTGGTCATCTCCGTCCCGCTGACGCGGTCGACCCGCGGCCTGATCGGGCGCCGGGAGCTCGAGCTGATGAAGCCGGACGCGATCCTGGTGAACGTGGCCCGGGGCGCGATCGTGGACGAGGCCGCCCTCTACGAGCACCTCCGCGGCCACCCGCAGTTCTCCGCAGGCATCGACGCCTGGTGGGACGAGCCGCACCACGGCGAGCCCTTCCGGACGGCGTTCCCGTTCTTCGATCTGCCGAACGTGCTGGGCTCGCCACACAACTCCGCCCTGACACCGGGATCGCTGGTCGAGGCGAACCGGTACGCGGCCGAGAACGTCCTCCGCCACCTTCGTGGCGAACCGATCCGAGGCCTGGTCCGTCGGGACGACTACGCCGTCTGA
- the gdhA gene encoding NADP-specific glutamate dehydrogenase → MSRYVDALMDEVKARDPGQVEFHQAVREVAESVELILDRHPEYRHTKMLERIIEPERVIMFRVPWVDDAGEIQVHRGYRIEMNSAIGPYKGGLRFHPSVYLGLLKFLAFEQVFKNALTGLPMGGGKGGANFDPHGKSDGEVMRFCQSFMTELQRHIGPNTDVPAGDIGVGTREIGYLFGQYKRIRNEFTGVLTGKGLEWGGSLIRPEATGYGTVYFAHEMLSSRDDSLEGKTCLVSGSGNVAQYTIEKLLHMGAKPVTASDSGGIVHDPNGIDNEKLAWIMDLKNVRRGRIAEYVERYPGATFIPHDPTADACPLWAIPADCAFPSATQNEINAKDAANLLNGGVFVVAEGANMPTTPDGVEQFMAAGILYGPGKAANAGGVAVSGLEMSQDALHISWAREEVDHRLKDIMKAIHKQCRETAEEYGTPGNYVNGANIAGFKKVAHAMLDQGLV, encoded by the coding sequence ATGAGCAGGTATGTCGACGCCTTGATGGATGAGGTCAAGGCCAGGGACCCCGGCCAGGTGGAGTTTCACCAGGCCGTCCGTGAGGTAGCGGAATCGGTCGAGCTGATCCTCGACCGCCACCCCGAATACCGCCACACGAAGATGCTCGAGCGAATCATCGAGCCCGAGCGCGTGATCATGTTCCGCGTCCCGTGGGTCGACGACGCGGGCGAGATCCAGGTCCACCGCGGCTACCGCATCGAGATGAACAGCGCCATCGGCCCCTACAAGGGCGGCCTGCGGTTCCACCCCAGCGTGTACCTGGGCCTGCTGAAGTTCCTGGCGTTCGAGCAGGTGTTCAAGAACGCATTGACCGGGCTCCCCATGGGCGGCGGCAAGGGCGGGGCCAACTTCGACCCGCACGGCAAGTCCGACGGCGAGGTCATGCGCTTCTGCCAGTCCTTCATGACCGAGCTCCAGCGCCACATCGGGCCGAACACGGACGTGCCCGCCGGCGACATCGGCGTGGGGACCCGCGAGATCGGCTACCTGTTCGGGCAGTACAAGCGGATCCGCAACGAGTTCACCGGCGTGCTCACGGGCAAGGGGCTGGAGTGGGGCGGCTCGCTGATCCGGCCCGAGGCCACCGGCTACGGCACCGTGTACTTCGCCCACGAGATGCTCTCCTCGCGGGACGACTCGCTCGAGGGGAAGACGTGCCTCGTGTCCGGCTCCGGCAACGTGGCGCAGTACACCATCGAGAAGCTGCTGCACATGGGGGCGAAGCCCGTGACCGCGTCGGACTCCGGCGGGATCGTCCACGACCCGAATGGGATCGACAACGAGAAGCTGGCCTGGATCATGGACCTGAAGAACGTCCGCCGGGGCCGGATCGCCGAGTACGTGGAGCGTTACCCGGGCGCGACCTTCATCCCGCACGACCCCACGGCCGATGCCTGTCCGCTGTGGGCCATACCGGCGGACTGCGCGTTCCCGTCGGCCACGCAAAACGAGATCAACGCGAAGGACGCGGCCAACCTGCTGAATGGCGGCGTCTTCGTAGTGGCCGAGGGTGCGAACATGCCGACGACGCCCGATGGCGTGGAGCAGTTCATGGCCGCCGGCATCCTGTACGGGCCGGGCAAGGCCGCGAACGCGGGCGGGGTGGCGGTGTCAGGGCTGGAGATGTCGCAGGACGCCCTGCACATCAGCTGGGCCCGCGAGGAGGTCGACCACCGGCTGAAGGACATCATGAAGGCCATCCACAAGCAGTGCCGGGAGACCGCCGAGGAGTACGGGACGCCGGGGAATTACGTCAACGGCGCCAACATCGCGGGCTTCAAGAAGGTTGCCCACGCCATGCTGGACCAGGGCCTGGTGTAG
- the lon gene encoding endopeptidase La, which translates to MPDQLETQILPLLPLTSGVVLPGMVVTLTLETEDAQRAAEAARSHDDQLLLVPRVGSRYATVGTVAVIEDVGRLRNGMEALVIRGLHRAAVGTGVAGTGDATWVTVSEAVETNAETARTRELAREYRAAVEAIVEARGVPQVAEFLRGIEEPSALADMSGYSPDLSLERKVQILETLDVERRLEVVVQWTKETLAEVELKDKVRRDVAENMDKRQREFLLRQQMEAIRKELGEDTEENVVEEYRTKIAEAGMPEAVQQQAERELGRLERTSEQSPEYGWIRTYLDWLVELPWNVRTDDNLDIPDARRILDEDHTGLEDVKDRIVEYLAVRKLRRERGLAETSTGRGSGAILTLIGPPGVGKTSLGESVARALGRKFVRVALGGIHDEAEIRGHRRTYVGAMPGRIVRALKDAGTKNPVMMLDEIDKVGADWRGDPSSALLEVLDPAQNHTFRDHYLDVDLDLSEVLFIATGNVAETVPGPLLDRMEVIRLDGYTEDEKVAIARDHLVARQVERNGLSVGEVVLPDGTLRAIVGDYTREAGVRNLEREIGKLLRKAATQIASGSVETPVTVEAEQLREFLGRPKFFFEAADRTSVPGVATGLAVTGTGGDVLFIEASVMDGEPGLTLTGQLGDVMKESAQIALSYVRGHAPELGIAADQLNRRFHVHVPAGAVPKDGPSAGVTMTTALASLLTGRPVKSTVGMTGEVTLQGRVLPIGGVKQKVLAAHRAGLKEVIVPKRNEGDLDDVPEQVRADIEFHIAESVDDVLSWALEPTRESIEAVA; encoded by the coding sequence ATGCCTGACCAGCTCGAAACCCAGATCCTGCCCCTTCTGCCACTGACCTCGGGGGTCGTCCTCCCGGGGATGGTGGTCACGCTGACCCTGGAGACCGAGGACGCCCAGCGGGCCGCAGAGGCCGCGCGGTCCCACGACGACCAGCTCCTGCTGGTTCCGCGCGTGGGCAGCCGCTACGCGACCGTCGGCACCGTGGCCGTGATCGAGGACGTGGGGCGCCTGCGCAACGGCATGGAGGCCCTGGTGATCCGGGGCCTGCACCGGGCCGCCGTCGGCACCGGCGTGGCCGGGACCGGCGACGCCACGTGGGTCACCGTCTCGGAGGCCGTCGAGACGAACGCGGAAACTGCTCGCACCCGCGAGCTGGCCCGCGAGTACCGGGCCGCCGTGGAGGCCATCGTCGAGGCCCGGGGCGTGCCGCAGGTCGCGGAGTTTCTCCGCGGCATCGAGGAGCCAAGCGCCCTGGCCGACATGTCGGGCTACTCGCCGGACCTGTCGCTCGAGCGGAAGGTCCAGATCCTGGAGACCCTCGACGTCGAGCGGCGGCTGGAGGTCGTGGTCCAGTGGACCAAGGAGACCCTGGCCGAGGTGGAGCTGAAGGACAAGGTCCGCCGCGACGTCGCCGAGAACATGGACAAGCGCCAGCGGGAGTTTCTGCTGCGCCAGCAGATGGAGGCCATCCGCAAGGAGCTCGGCGAGGACACGGAAGAGAACGTCGTCGAGGAGTACCGGACCAAGATCGCCGAGGCGGGCATGCCCGAGGCCGTGCAGCAACAGGCCGAGCGCGAGCTGGGCCGGCTGGAGCGCACCTCCGAGCAGTCGCCCGAGTACGGCTGGATCCGCACCTACCTGGACTGGCTGGTCGAGCTGCCGTGGAACGTTCGGACCGACGACAACCTGGACATCCCCGACGCCCGCCGGATCCTTGACGAGGACCACACCGGCCTGGAGGACGTGAAGGACCGCATCGTCGAGTACCTGGCGGTGCGGAAGCTCCGGCGCGAGCGCGGCCTTGCCGAGACATCCACCGGCCGCGGCTCGGGCGCCATCCTCACGCTGATCGGTCCGCCCGGGGTGGGCAAGACCTCGCTCGGCGAATCCGTGGCCCGCGCCCTCGGCCGCAAGTTCGTCCGGGTGGCCCTGGGCGGCATCCACGACGAGGCCGAGATCCGGGGGCACCGCCGCACCTACGTCGGGGCCATGCCCGGACGGATCGTGCGAGCGCTGAAGGATGCCGGCACGAAGAACCCGGTGATGATGCTGGACGAGATCGACAAGGTCGGTGCGGACTGGCGAGGCGACCCGTCGAGCGCGCTGCTGGAGGTCCTGGACCCCGCCCAGAACCACACGTTCCGGGACCACTACCTTGACGTCGACCTGGACCTGTCCGAGGTCCTGTTCATCGCCACCGGCAACGTCGCGGAGACCGTTCCGGGACCGCTGCTCGACCGGATGGAGGTCATCCGTTTGGACGGCTACACCGAGGACGAGAAGGTCGCCATTGCCCGGGACCACCTGGTGGCCCGGCAGGTGGAGCGGAACGGCCTGTCCGTTGGCGAGGTCGTGCTGCCCGACGGGACGCTCCGGGCCATCGTGGGCGACTACACGCGCGAGGCCGGGGTGCGGAACCTGGAGCGGGAGATCGGCAAGCTCCTGCGGAAGGCCGCCACCCAGATCGCTTCGGGCTCCGTGGAGACCCCGGTGACGGTTGAGGCGGAGCAACTGCGCGAGTTCCTGGGCCGTCCGAAGTTCTTCTTCGAGGCGGCCGATCGGACCAGCGTCCCCGGCGTCGCGACCGGCCTGGCCGTGACCGGCACCGGCGGCGACGTGCTGTTCATCGAGGCCTCGGTCATGGACGGCGAGCCCGGTCTCACGCTGACCGGACAGCTGGGTGACGTCATGAAGGAGTCCGCGCAGATCGCGCTGTCCTACGTGCGAGGGCACGCCCCCGAGCTCGGGATCGCCGCCGACCAGCTGAACCGGCGGTTCCACGTGCACGTGCCGGCGGGCGCGGTTCCCAAGGACGGGCCCAGCGCGGGCGTGACCATGACCACGGCCCTGGCGTCGCTGCTCACCGGGCGGCCGGTGAAGTCGACGGTCGGCATGACCGGCGAGGTCACCCTCCAGGGCCGGGTGCTCCCGATCGGCGGCGTGAAGCAGAAGGTGCTGGCCGCGCACCGGGCGGGCCTGAAGGAGGTCATCGTCCCCAAGCGCAACGAGGGCGACCTGGACGACGTCCCCGAGCAGGTCCGAGCCGACATCGAGTTCCACATCGCCGAGTCCGTCGACGACGTCCTGTCCTGGGCCCTCGAGCCCACGCGGGAATCCATCGAAGCGGTCGCCTGA
- a CDS encoding DMT family transporter, whose amino-acid sequence MGVEGRSGDRHVAQERRPGLHATRLGVLAVITPVVGWSFANTIVRIAHVPALMFAFYRLWLGALAMVVLLAATRRRLAWTMIRSAAPGGVLFALNIVFFFSAIKQTKVADVLVIGALQPALTLLVAGRLFGERVTRRELLWVAVSVVGVVEFVLASSGTPAWSLRGDLLAVASLLVWTAYFLVSKRVRQRVGTVEYMTTVTLVAALVVTPITVASGQSFTTFRTADWLWLLLFVAGAQGGHLLLAWAHPRVDVTLSSLLMLGEPPVSAVAALVVLGQHVTALEIVGGIVAIVAVAMVATRATAAAESLDTTVATPP is encoded by the coding sequence ATGGGCGTGGAGGGACGATCCGGCGATCGGCATGTGGCCCAGGAGCGACGGCCCGGCCTGCATGCCACCCGGCTGGGCGTCCTGGCGGTGATCACTCCGGTCGTGGGGTGGTCGTTCGCCAACACCATCGTGCGGATCGCGCACGTTCCGGCGCTGATGTTCGCGTTCTACCGGCTGTGGCTGGGCGCGCTGGCCATGGTGGTCCTCCTGGCCGCGACCCGGCGCCGGTTGGCGTGGACGATGATCAGGTCGGCCGCCCCGGGCGGCGTGCTGTTCGCGCTGAACATCGTGTTCTTCTTCTCAGCCATCAAGCAGACCAAGGTGGCCGACGTCCTGGTGATCGGGGCTCTTCAGCCCGCCCTGACCCTGCTGGTGGCGGGGCGGCTGTTCGGGGAGCGGGTCACCCGCCGCGAGCTGCTGTGGGTCGCCGTCTCGGTGGTCGGCGTGGTCGAGTTCGTCCTGGCCTCGAGCGGCACGCCGGCCTGGAGCCTCCGGGGCGACCTCCTGGCGGTGGCGTCCCTGCTGGTGTGGACGGCGTACTTCCTGGTCTCCAAGCGCGTCCGGCAGCGGGTAGGCACCGTGGAGTACATGACCACGGTGACGCTGGTGGCCGCCCTCGTGGTCACCCCGATCACGGTCGCCTCCGGACAGTCGTTCACGACGTTTCGCACCGCGGACTGGCTGTGGCTGCTGCTGTTCGTGGCGGGGGCGCAGGGCGGGCACCTCCTGCTGGCCTGGGCCCATCCCCGTGTCGACGTCACGCTGTCGTCGCTGCTCATGCTGGGTGAGCCGCCGGTCTCGGCGGTGGCCGCGCTGGTGGTGCTGGGGCAACACGTCACGGCCCTCGAGATCGTTGGGGGCATCGTCGCCATCGTGGCCGTGGCGATGGTGGCCACCCGGGCCACCGCGGCGGCCGAGTCTCTCGACACCACCGTGGCGACCCCCCCGTAA
- a CDS encoding nucleotide-binding protein, whose amino-acid sequence MFAVHDSGFYARSALEVADSAENRFEKIAAIIKGSRFGIHDISRTESNDEGLPRFNMPLELGLFLGCRRYGSAQDRRKVCLVLDRDQYRYQRFISDIAGQYVAAHKNEPRQAVLEVRGWLRTSSRRSGIPGGGVIWDRFQVFQRDLPAMCQEARISPAELTFADRTQLISNWLLENAP is encoded by the coding sequence GTGTTCGCGGTCCACGACTCCGGCTTCTACGCGCGGTCGGCCCTGGAGGTCGCCGACTCAGCGGAGAACCGCTTCGAGAAGATCGCTGCCATCATCAAGGGCAGCCGCTTCGGGATCCACGACATCTCGCGTACGGAATCGAACGACGAGGGACTCCCGCGGTTCAACATGCCACTCGAGCTCGGGTTGTTCCTCGGATGCAGGAGATATGGGTCTGCCCAGGATCGGCGAAAGGTGTGCCTCGTCCTCGACCGCGATCAGTACCGGTACCAGCGATTCATCTCCGACATCGCGGGCCAGTACGTCGCTGCTCACAAGAACGAACCTCGCCAGGCGGTCCTGGAGGTGCGCGGCTGGCTCAGGACGAGCTCCAGGCGAAGCGGGATCCCTGGCGGTGGAGTCATCTGGGACCGGTTCCAGGTGTTCCAGCGGGACCTCCCGGCGATGTGCCAGGAGGCCCGCATCTCCCCCGCCGAGCTCACATTCGCCGATCGCACTCAGCTGATCAGCAACTGGCTACTCGAGAACGCCCCGTAG
- a CDS encoding GNAT family N-acetyltransferase, with amino-acid sequence METLPEEQWARLLSALDSLARLWIERAAPIAIGLAESREEREAVYRLRYEVVVEQGWARPEEFPDGTERDGFDDGAVHVVARAGHELAGSSRVVFPVPGRRLPTEEAFDMLVEPMGGVVNFDRTLVMSPHRTPDHRVLAGVIARSWLEARARGFSMCCGILSPEMIERYRQLGIELTILGPARPHWGEDRFPIRFGL; translated from the coding sequence GTGGAGACGCTTCCCGAGGAACAGTGGGCTCGATTGCTGTCGGCCCTGGATTCCCTGGCCCGCTTGTGGATCGAGCGGGCTGCCCCCATCGCCATCGGGCTGGCCGAGTCGCGCGAAGAGCGCGAGGCCGTCTACCGGCTTCGGTACGAGGTGGTGGTGGAGCAGGGATGGGCCCGTCCGGAGGAGTTCCCCGACGGCACCGAGCGCGATGGCTTCGACGACGGCGCGGTGCACGTGGTGGCGAGGGCGGGGCACGAGCTGGCCGGGTCGTCTCGTGTGGTGTTTCCCGTGCCGGGTCGCCGGCTTCCGACGGAAGAGGCGTTCGACATGCTCGTCGAGCCCATGGGCGGGGTCGTCAACTTCGACCGAACCCTCGTCATGTCGCCTCACCGGACCCCGGACCACCGGGTGCTTGCCGGTGTGATCGCCCGGAGCTGGCTCGAGGCTCGAGCCCGGGGCTTCTCGATGTGTTGCGGGATCCTGTCCCCCGAGATGATCGAGCGGTACCGCCAGCTTGGGATCGAGCTCACCATCCTGGGACCGGCGCGCCCTCACTGGGGCGAGGACCGATTCCCCATCAGGTTCGGACTCTGA
- a CDS encoding aldo/keto reductase, producing MANPAAATAGTLAIGGDLTVNRMGFGAMRLTGPGIWGEPEDREECIRVLRRAVELSVNLIDTADSYGPELSERLLAEALHPYPDDLVIATKGGFLRPGPGRWVQDGRPEHLRAACEGSLRRLRLERIDLYQWHRIDPKVPMEESLGALKELRDEGKVRHLGLSEVSVDELRRAQAVVPIVSVQNRYNLTERGSEDVLEACEREGLAFLPWFPLAVGKLARPGGALDEPARRMRATAGQIALAWLLRRSPVMLPIPGTSKVAHLEENVAAAGLSLPDDVMRSLDRAA from the coding sequence ATGGCGAATCCAGCCGCGGCCACGGCGGGAACACTCGCCATCGGCGGCGACCTCACGGTCAACCGGATGGGTTTTGGCGCCATGCGCCTCACCGGTCCCGGGATATGGGGTGAGCCGGAGGACCGAGAGGAGTGCATCCGGGTGCTCCGACGGGCCGTCGAGCTCAGCGTGAACCTCATCGACACCGCCGACTCCTACGGCCCCGAGCTCAGCGAGCGCCTCCTCGCCGAGGCGCTCCATCCGTATCCGGACGACCTGGTGATCGCCACCAAGGGAGGGTTCCTGCGGCCGGGGCCGGGCCGGTGGGTCCAGGACGGCCGTCCCGAGCACCTCCGGGCGGCCTGCGAGGGGAGCCTCCGCCGCCTCCGCCTGGAGCGGATCGACCTGTACCAGTGGCATCGCATCGACCCCAAGGTCCCGATGGAGGAGTCGCTCGGCGCGCTGAAGGAGCTGCGCGACGAGGGGAAGGTTCGCCACCTCGGCCTGTCGGAGGTATCGGTCGACGAGCTCCGGCGGGCCCAGGCGGTCGTCCCGATCGTGTCCGTGCAGAACCGCTACAACCTGACCGAACGGGGCTCCGAGGACGTCCTCGAGGCCTGCGAACGGGAAGGGCTGGCGTTCCTCCCGTGGTTCCCGCTGGCGGTGGGAAAGCTCGCCCGGCCCGGTGGGGCGCTGGACGAGCCGGCTCGCCGGATGCGGGCCACGGCGGGGCAGATCGCGCTGGCATGGCTGCTCCGGCGCTCGCCGGTGATGCTCCCCATCCCGGGGACGTCCAAGGTGGCCCACCTCGAGGAGAACGTCGCCGCCGCGGGGCTGTCGCTGCCGGACGACGTGATGCGGTCGCTCGACCGGGCGGCCTGA
- a CDS encoding OsmC family protein produces the protein MDEIRTSIENAVRYLSEHPDEARYTDSAATARIEEGLRVRVEGPDGASLVTDMPTSVGGGGSAPSAGWVFRAGLAGCVATLIAMEAAREGLTLDTLEVTADSESDDRGILGMDPSVPAGPLSMRVRVRAAAAGASPEQLRTVIERGKALCPVCDAAQREVPVTLEIEA, from the coding sequence ATGGACGAGATCCGCACGTCGATCGAGAACGCCGTCCGGTACCTGAGCGAGCACCCGGACGAGGCCCGCTACACCGACTCGGCGGCGACGGCCCGGATCGAGGAGGGCCTCCGGGTTCGGGTGGAGGGGCCGGACGGCGCCTCGCTCGTCACCGACATGCCCACCTCGGTCGGAGGCGGGGGATCGGCCCCGTCGGCCGGGTGGGTGTTCCGGGCCGGGCTGGCGGGCTGTGTGGCCACGCTCATCGCCATGGAGGCGGCGCGTGAGGGCCTCACCCTGGACACGCTGGAGGTGACCGCCGACAGCGAGTCGGACGACCGGGGCATTCTGGGGATGGACCCGTCGGTGCCGGCCGGGCCCCTGTCGATGCGGGTGCGGGTCCGGGCCGCCGCCGCGGGCGCGTCGCCCGAGCAGCTCCGCACCGTGATCGAGCGGGGCAAGGCGCTGTGCCCCGTGTGCGATGCGGCCCAGCGCGAGGTCCCGGTCACCCTGGAGATCGAGGCCTGA